A genome region from Hypnocyclicus thermotrophus includes the following:
- a CDS encoding DUF2141 domain-containing protein, translating into MKKIILFLFIAYNLFANNYIINLRINNIYKNKGNIYLKIFNSKKSYKRDIPLKQFILSSDNNEISKKITLPNNYYLFSVFQDINNNKKLDKNFLGIPKEPVGLSNYNGKGIPGGFDKLKIYIDKNSTIEIKLKKI; encoded by the coding sequence ATGAAGAAAATAATATTATTTTTATTTATAGCTTATAATCTATTTGCAAATAATTACATAATAAATTTAAGAATTAATAACATCTATAAAAATAAAGGGAATATTTATCTTAAAATTTTTAATTCAAAAAAAAGTTATAAAAGAGATATTCCTTTAAAACAGTTTATTTTATCTTCTGATAATAATGAAATTTCCAAAAAAATAACTCTACCCAATAATTATTATTTATTTTCAGTCTTTCAAGATATTAACAATAATAAAAAATTGGATAAAAATTTTTTAGGAATTCCAAAAGAGCCTGTTGGACTTAGTAATTATAACGGTAAAGGTATTCCCGGAGGCTTTGATAAATTAAAAATATATATTGATAAAAACAGTACTATTGAAATAAAGCTCAAAAAAATATAA